The genomic stretch CGCCGGCGCACCACGCATCGCGAGATGCGAACAGAACGTGTGCCGCAGGATATGCACTCCGGGTTTCACGTTCGCTCGCCGCGCCACCCGTCGCATCATCACCTGCACCACTTTCTGCGTCAGCGGTTTCCCCTCCTGGTCACACAGCACGCGTGGACCGCGAAGGTGCCTTGCCGCCTGCAGCGCAGCCGCCAGCCGCTTCGTCAGCGGCACGTACCGGATGCGACCGCCTTTCGGCGCGTTGACGTGGCCGCGCCAATCTGATCTAGCCACGCACAACTGCCGCTTGGTCAGGTTGACGTCGGTCCATTCCAGTCCGATCATCTCGCCCCGCCGCAGGCCAGCCTCGCCGCCCAAGAGCACAACCAGGTGCGCTTGCGGCTCTCGCGCTGACGCCTCGACGAGCCGCTCGAACTGGTCGAACTCATAGAACGACGCCTCGGTTCGCGGCGTGCGCAGCATCTTGATCGAACACGGCACGCGGTCGATCACGTCCCACTCGACCGCGGTCCGCATCAGCACATTCAAGACCGTCAGCACGTTGTTCACCGTCTTCGGTGATTTCGTGCCGAGCGCGGACTTGAGGTGCTGGACGT from Vicinamibacterales bacterium encodes the following:
- a CDS encoding tyrosine-type recombinase/integrase — translated: MDGGWEVDIRIVLPDGALIRERRKALTASKSAAQRWAEARERVLLVNGKPDRVKEVLRPPTTLREFAPRFLEGHAKANRLKASGIASKECALRIHLVPALGDKPLAAITTEDVQHLKSALGTKSPKTVNNVLTVLNVLMRTAVEWDVIDRVPCSIKMLRTPRTEASFYEFDQFERLVEASAREPQAHLVVLLGGEAGLRRGEMIGLEWTDVNLTKRQLCVARSDWRGHVNAPKGGRIRYVPLTKRLAAALQAARHLRGPRVLCDQEGKPLTQKVVQVMMRRVARRANVKPGVHILRHTFCSHLAMRGAPARAIQELAGHQDLGTTQRYMHLSPAALDAAIRLLDGAETRGGIVEAPGKPG